The Urbifossiella limnaea genome has a window encoding:
- a CDS encoding FHA domain-containing protein, protein MSRTLNYKEYARELAGAPPARPAPVTAVIPAPAAHLRPPPPGVLVCVQPPGELLGKLITLRGTPVVFGREQDADVVLDEPSVSRAHARLEPRPDGTYRLIDLGSSNGTYVNGVRLESSPVHNGDRVQFGNVIFLYIAGETP, encoded by the coding sequence GTGTCGCGAACGCTCAACTACAAGGAGTACGCCCGCGAGTTGGCCGGCGCGCCGCCAGCCCGACCCGCCCCCGTCACCGCCGTCATTCCTGCCCCGGCCGCGCATCTCCGCCCGCCGCCCCCCGGCGTCCTGGTGTGTGTCCAACCGCCGGGTGAGCTCCTCGGGAAACTCATCACCCTCCGTGGAACGCCGGTCGTGTTCGGCCGCGAGCAGGACGCGGACGTGGTACTCGATGAGCCGTCGGTCTCGCGGGCCCACGCCCGGCTGGAGCCCCGGCCGGACGGCACTTACCGGCTGATCGACCTCGGGAGTTCGAACGGCACCTACGTCAACGGCGTCCGCCTGGAGTCGAGCCCGGTCCACAACGGCGACCGGGTTCAGTTCGGCAACGTGATCTTCCTCTACATCGCGGGCGAGACCCCGTAA